The proteins below are encoded in one region of Taeniopygia guttata chromosome 15, bTaeGut7.mat, whole genome shotgun sequence:
- the GPN3 gene encoding GPN-loop GTPase 3 isoform X1 — MPRYAQLVMGPAGSGKSTYCSTMVQHCEALGRAVQVVNLDPAAELFSYPVMADIRELIEVDDVMEDESLRFGPNGGLVFCMEYFANNFSWLEESLGHVEDDYVLFDCPGQIELYTHLPVMKQLVEQLQQWEFRVCGVFLVDSQFMVESFKFISGILAALSAMISLEIPQINVMTKMDLLSKKAKKEIEKYLDPDMYSMIEDSTNILKSKRFKKLTKSICGLIDDYGMVRFLPLDRSDEESINIILQHIDFTIQYGEDLEFKEPKECEEDKSALVDEYFQDHVDE, encoded by the exons ATGCCCCGGTACGCGCAGCTGGTGATGGGCCCGGCGGGCAGCGGGAAG AGCACGTACTGCTCCACCATGGTGCAGCACTGCGAGGCGCTGGGCCGCGCCGTGCAGGTGGTGAACCTGGACCCGGCGGCCGAGCTCTTCAGCTACCCCGTCATGGCAG ACATCCGCGAGCTGATAGAAGTGGACGATGTCATGGAAGACGAGTCCTTGAGGTTTGGCCCCAATGGTGGCTTGGTGTTTTGCATGGAATACTTTGCCAATAACTTCAGCTGGCTGGAGGAGAGCCTCGGGCACGTGGAGGATGACTATGTTTTGTTTGATTGCCCAG GTCAGATTGAACTCTACACACACCTGCCAGTGATGAAGCAGTTggtggagcagctgcagcagtgggaatTCCGTGTCTGTGGAGTTTTCCTTGTGGATTCTCAGTTCATGGTGGAATCTTTCAAG TTTATTTCTGGAATCctggcagctctcagtgcaATGATATCTTTGGAGATTCCACAGATTAACGTCATGACCAAAATGGATTTGCTGAGCAAGAAAGCCAAGAAGGAAATAGAAAA GTACTTGGATCCAGATATGTATTCTATGATTGAAGATTCTACAAATATATTGAAAAGCAAAAGGTTTAAAAAACTGACCAAATCTATATGTGGATTG ATTGATGATTATGGCATGGTTCGATTCCTGCCTTTGGATCGCTCTGATGAGGAAAGCATAAACATCATTCTGCAGCACATAGACTTCACCATTCAGTATGGAGAAGATCTGGAATTTAAAGAACCAAAG GAATGTGAAGAAGATAAATCTGCTCTTGTGGATGAATACTTTCAAGATCATGTGGATGAGTAA
- the ARPC3 gene encoding actin-related protein 2/3 complex subunit 3 — MPAYHSTLMDSDTKLIGNMALLPIRSQFKGPAPRETKDTDIIDEAIYYFKANVFFKNYEIKNEADRTLIYVTLYISECLKKLQKCNSKGQGEKEMYTLGITNFPIPGEPGFPLNAIYAKPANKQEEEVMRAYLQQLRQETGLRLCDKVFDPQSDKPSKWWICFVKRQFMNKSLSGPGQ; from the exons ATGCCG GCTTACCACTCCACTTTAATGGACTCAGACACCAAGCTGATTGGGAACATGGCACTGTTACCCATCAGAAGCCAGTTCAAGGGCCCAGCACCTCGAGAAA CTAAGGACACAGATATTATAGATGAAGCCATCTACTACTTCAAAGCTaatgttttcttcaaaaattatgaaattaag AATGAAGCTGACAGAACATTGATCTATGTGACCCTCTACATTTCTGAGTGCCTGAAAAAGCTGCAAAAG TGCAACTCCAAAGGCCAGGGGGAGAAGGAAATGTACACACTAGGAATCACTAACTTCccaatcccaggggagcctggCTTTCCACTGAACGCCATTTATGCCAAACCTGCCAACAAGCAGGAGGAAG agGTGATGAGGGCCtacctgcagcagctgaggcaaGAAACCGGCCTTCGCCTTTGTGACAAAGTGTTTGATCCTCAGAGCGACAAGCCAAGCAAG TGGTGGATCTGCTTTGTGAAGAGGCAGTTCATGAACAAGAGTCTCTCAGGCCCTGGGCAGTGA
- the GPN3 gene encoding GPN-loop GTPase 3: MVQHCEALGRAVQVVNLDPAAELFSYPVMADIRELIEVDDVMEDESLRFGPNGGLVFCMEYFANNFSWLEESLGHVEDDYVLFDCPGQIELYTHLPVMKQLVEQLQQWEFRVCGVFLVDSQFMVESFKFISGILAALSAMISLEIPQINVMTKMDLLSKKAKKEIEKYLDPDMYSMIEDSTNILKSKRFKKLTKSICGLIDDYGMV, from the exons ATGGTGCAGCACTGCGAGGCGCTGGGCCGCGCCGTGCAGGTGGTGAACCTGGACCCGGCGGCCGAGCTCTTCAGCTACCCCGTCATGGCAG ACATCCGCGAGCTGATAGAAGTGGACGATGTCATGGAAGACGAGTCCTTGAGGTTTGGCCCCAATGGTGGCTTGGTGTTTTGCATGGAATACTTTGCCAATAACTTCAGCTGGCTGGAGGAGAGCCTCGGGCACGTGGAGGATGACTATGTTTTGTTTGATTGCCCAG GTCAGATTGAACTCTACACACACCTGCCAGTGATGAAGCAGTTggtggagcagctgcagcagtgggaatTCCGTGTCTGTGGAGTTTTCCTTGTGGATTCTCAGTTCATGGTGGAATCTTTCAAG TTTATTTCTGGAATCctggcagctctcagtgcaATGATATCTTTGGAGATTCCACAGATTAACGTCATGACCAAAATGGATTTGCTGAGCAAGAAAGCCAAGAAGGAAATAGAAAA GTACTTGGATCCAGATATGTATTCTATGATTGAAGATTCTACAAATATATTGAAAAGCAAAAGGTTTAAAAAACTGACCAAATCTATATGTGGATTG ATTGATGATTATGGCATGGTTCGA